The Hydrogenophaga crocea genome contains a region encoding:
- a CDS encoding sensor histidine kinase — MPRPSAPRPLATGFLLGWAGLAVVGAARLLLDTGPLPASECLLIGALLVERVHAERRAGRQADAQQARARAARESAQRALDEKSRFMAAVTHDLQQPLYALRMATDVLGRQALRAADAQALLQMRSALHAADELVTSMLMAVRLEHSELDPRPETFSVQEMLERIEALFAAQARHKGLSWRVRPSLALVHTDPLLLERMLSNLVSNAMRYTDRGGVLLACRERGDTLLVQVWDTGRGLTPDERDTVFQPHVRGSAARRHDQGLGLGLSIVARCAQLLGIGVALRTAPGRGSCFELRVPRARPSA; from the coding sequence ATGCCCCGCCCAAGCGCCCCCCGCCCCCTCGCCACCGGCTTCCTGCTCGGCTGGGCCGGCCTCGCGGTCGTGGGCGCGGCGCGGCTGCTGCTGGACACGGGCCCGCTGCCGGCCAGCGAATGCCTGCTGATCGGCGCGCTGCTGGTGGAGCGGGTCCACGCGGAGCGGCGCGCGGGCCGGCAGGCCGACGCGCAACAGGCGCGCGCGCGGGCCGCGCGCGAATCGGCACAGCGCGCACTGGACGAGAAGTCGCGCTTCATGGCGGCCGTCACGCACGACCTGCAGCAGCCGCTCTACGCGCTGCGCATGGCCACCGATGTACTGGGCCGACAGGCGCTGCGCGCGGCCGACGCCCAGGCGCTGTTGCAGATGCGCTCGGCGCTGCACGCGGCCGACGAGCTCGTGACCTCGATGCTCATGGCGGTGCGGCTCGAACACAGCGAGCTCGACCCGCGGCCCGAGACGTTCTCGGTGCAGGAGATGCTCGAGCGCATCGAGGCGTTGTTCGCGGCGCAGGCACGCCACAAGGGCCTGAGCTGGCGCGTGCGGCCCAGCCTGGCGCTCGTGCACACCGACCCGCTGCTGCTGGAGCGCATGTTGAGCAACCTGGTCTCCAACGCCATGCGCTACACCGACCGCGGCGGCGTGCTGCTGGCCTGCCGCGAGCGCGGCGACACGCTGCTGGTCCAGGTGTGGGACACGGGCCGCGGCCTCACGCCCGACGAGCGGGACACGGTGTTTCAGCCGCACGTGCGGGGCAGCGCCGCGCGGCGCCACGATCAGGGCCTGGGCCTGGGCTTGTCGATCGTGGCGCGCTGCGCGCAGTTGCTGGGCATCGGCGTGGCGCTGCGCACCGCACCGGGCCGCGGATCGTGCTTCGAGCTGCGCGTGCCGCGCGCGCGGCCCTCAGCGTGA
- the holA gene encoding DNA polymerase III subunit delta: MQVASNQLAAQLQRGLRSLYTLHGDEPLLIQEAGDAIRAAARAQGYTERTVHLMTGAHADWSSVLASGASLSLFADRQLIEVRVPTGKPGKDGSVALQQLAEAADGNDSTLTLVVLPRLDMATQKSAWFAALDAHGVTVRIDPVDRKALPQWIAQRLQAQGQRVAAGEEGQRTLAFFADRVEGNLLAAHQEIQKLGLLHPPGELGFEQVESAVLNVARFDAFKLAEAVLAGQIARVQRMLDGLQAEGEAPVLVHWALAEDIRTLNRVRAAMDGGRPLPIALRESRVWGLKEKLVERVLPLLGNAQLARWLDDAHTVDGIVKGLKFPDWPADPWQALHQLAMKVARACAQPSR, encoded by the coding sequence ATGCAGGTCGCCTCGAACCAACTGGCCGCCCAACTGCAGCGCGGCCTGCGCAGCCTCTACACCCTGCACGGCGACGAGCCGCTGCTGATCCAGGAGGCCGGCGACGCGATCCGCGCCGCGGCGCGCGCCCAGGGGTACACCGAGCGCACCGTGCACCTCATGACCGGCGCGCACGCCGACTGGTCCTCGGTGCTGGCCAGCGGCGCCTCGCTGAGCCTGTTCGCCGACCGCCAGCTCATCGAGGTGCGCGTCCCCACGGGCAAGCCCGGCAAGGACGGCTCTGTCGCCCTGCAGCAGCTCGCCGAGGCCGCCGACGGCAACGACAGCACGCTCACGCTGGTGGTGTTGCCCCGGCTGGACATGGCCACGCAAAAGAGCGCCTGGTTCGCCGCGCTCGACGCCCACGGCGTCACGGTGCGCATCGACCCGGTCGACCGCAAGGCCCTGCCGCAGTGGATTGCGCAGCGCCTGCAGGCCCAGGGCCAGCGCGTGGCCGCGGGTGAAGAGGGGCAGCGCACGCTGGCGTTCTTCGCCGACCGCGTGGAGGGCAACCTGCTCGCCGCGCACCAGGAAATCCAGAAGCTCGGCCTGTTGCACCCGCCGGGCGAGCTCGGTTTCGAGCAGGTCGAGTCGGCCGTGCTCAACGTGGCGCGCTTCGACGCCTTCAAGCTCGCCGAGGCGGTGCTCGCCGGCCAGATCGCGCGCGTGCAGCGCATGCTCGACGGCCTGCAGGCCGAGGGCGAAGCGCCGGTGCTGGTGCACTGGGCCCTGGCCGAGGACATCCGCACCCTGAACCGCGTGCGCGCCGCCATGGACGGGGGCCGCCCGCTGCCGATCGCGCTGCGCGAGAGCCGCGTCTGGGGCCTGAAAGAAAAGCTCGTGGAGCGCGTGCTGCCGCTGCTGGGCAACGCGCAGCTCGCGCGCTGGCTCGACGACGCCCACACGGTGGATGGCATCGTCAAGGGCCTGAAATTCCCCGACTGGCCGGCCGACCCCTGGCAGGCCCTGCACCAGCTCGCGATGAAGGTGGCGCGCGCCTGTGCGCAGCCCTCACGCTGA
- the lptE gene encoding LPS assembly lipoprotein LptE produces MQRRLALASFAALGLSACGFQLRQAPRFGFSALRLAGAGAYVMPALRRELQIYGLRVITTADPKDAPDAVVLRVLLDQRERAVVGQTASGQVRELQLRQRFRFNLQTHDERILIDDTELLLERDLSFNETQVLAKDAEELLLYRDMTADIVQQVVRRIAALDKV; encoded by the coding sequence ATGCAACGGCGTCTTGCGCTCGCCTCTTTCGCCGCGCTGGGCCTGTCGGCCTGCGGCTTCCAGCTGCGCCAGGCGCCCCGGTTCGGCTTCTCGGCGCTGCGCCTGGCCGGCGCCGGTGCCTACGTGATGCCGGCGCTGCGCCGCGAACTGCAGATCTACGGTCTGCGCGTGATCACCACCGCCGACCCCAAGGACGCGCCCGATGCCGTGGTGCTGCGCGTGCTGCTCGACCAGCGCGAGCGCGCGGTGGTGGGCCAGACCGCCTCGGGCCAGGTGCGCGAACTGCAGCTGCGCCAGCGCTTCCGCTTCAACCTGCAGACGCACGACGAGCGCATCCTCATCGACGACACCGAGCTGCTGCTCGAGCGCGACCTGAGCTTCAACGAAACCCAGGTGCTCGCCAAGGACGCCGAGGAGCTGCTGCTCTACCGCGACATGACCGCCGACATCGTGCAGCAGGTGGTGCGCCGCATCGCGGCGCTCGACAAGGTGTGA
- the leuS gene encoding leucine--tRNA ligase — protein MQEKYAPQDVERQAQAQWTAADAYRVTEDAGKKKFYACSMLPYPSGKLHMGHVRNYTINDMLTRQLRMKGYNVLMPMGWDAFGLPAENAAIKNKVPPAKWTYDNIAYMKRQMQAMGLAIDWSREVATCSPDYYKWNQWLFLKMLEKGIAYRKTQVVNWDPVDQTVLANEQVIDGRGWRTGALVEKREIPGYYLNITAYAGELLDHVQIGNPKATLNGWPDKVRLMQENWIGKSEGLRFAFPHQIRDASGALIGDGKLFVFTTRADTIMGVTFCAVAPEHPLATHAAAGNPQLAAFIEECKKGGTTEAELALKEKEGLPTGLSVTHPITGAEVPVWVGNYVLMGYGDGAVMGVPAHDERDFAFAKKYGLAIQQVVAVDGETFSTEAWADWYGDKQRGVCVNSGFLDGLGYQAAVDRVAEALGAKGLGEKKTTWRLRDWGVSRQRYWGTPIPIIHCPEHGAVPVPERDLPVVLPEDCVPDGSGNPLQHHAGFHANVVCPVCGAKARRETDTMDTFVDSSWYFMRYCDPKNPDAMVAGGTDYWMPMDQYIGGIEHAILHLLYARFWTKVMRDLGLVKVDEPFTQLLTQGMVLNHIYSRRTDKGGKEYFWPHDVENVFDEGGKIVGAKLKNPVGDLPAGTPIDYEGVGTMSKSKNNGVDPQDLIEKYGADTARLYTMFTAPPEATLEWNDSAVEGSYRFLRRVWAHGQQRSAAGAQGALAAGVGTAALSKAAKALRLEIHTVLKQVDYDYQRMQYNTVVSGAMKMLNALEGFKPEGTADEAAAAEGFGILLRCLYPATPHIAQVLWNELGYTTPLGELLDAPWPQADEAALQRDEIELMLQINGKLRGSITVPASADKAAIEAAALASEAFVKQAAGAAPKKVVVVPGRLVNLVV, from the coding sequence ATGCAAGAGAAGTACGCCCCCCAAGACGTCGAGCGCCAGGCCCAGGCGCAATGGACCGCCGCCGACGCCTACCGCGTCACCGAAGACGCCGGCAAGAAGAAGTTCTACGCCTGCTCCATGCTGCCCTACCCCAGCGGCAAGCTGCACATGGGCCACGTGCGCAACTACACGATCAACGACATGCTCACGCGCCAGCTGCGCATGAAGGGCTACAACGTCCTCATGCCCATGGGCTGGGACGCCTTCGGCCTGCCGGCCGAGAACGCAGCGATCAAGAACAAGGTGCCGCCCGCGAAGTGGACCTACGACAACATCGCGTACATGAAGCGGCAGATGCAGGCCATGGGCCTGGCCATCGACTGGAGCCGCGAGGTTGCCACCTGCTCGCCCGACTACTACAAGTGGAACCAGTGGCTGTTCCTCAAGATGCTCGAGAAGGGCATCGCCTACCGCAAGACCCAGGTCGTCAACTGGGACCCGGTCGACCAGACCGTGCTCGCCAACGAGCAGGTGATCGACGGCCGCGGCTGGCGCACCGGTGCGCTGGTCGAAAAGCGCGAGATCCCGGGCTACTACCTCAACATCACCGCCTACGCGGGTGAGCTGCTCGACCACGTGCAGATCGGCAACCCCAAGGCCACGCTCAACGGCTGGCCCGACAAGGTGCGGCTGATGCAGGAGAACTGGATCGGCAAGAGCGAGGGCCTGCGCTTCGCCTTCCCGCACCAGATCCGCGACGCCAGCGGCGCCCTGATCGGCGACGGCAAGCTCTTCGTGTTCACCACGCGCGCCGACACCATCATGGGCGTGACCTTCTGCGCCGTGGCGCCCGAGCACCCGCTGGCCACGCACGCGGCGGCCGGCAACCCGCAGCTCGCGGCCTTCATCGAAGAGTGCAAGAAGGGCGGCACCACCGAGGCCGAACTCGCGCTCAAGGAAAAAGAAGGCCTGCCCACGGGCCTGTCCGTGACCCACCCCATCACCGGCGCCGAGGTGCCCGTGTGGGTCGGCAACTACGTGCTCATGGGCTACGGTGACGGCGCTGTCATGGGAGTGCCCGCGCACGACGAGCGCGACTTCGCCTTCGCGAAGAAGTACGGCCTGGCCATCCAGCAGGTGGTCGCCGTCGACGGCGAAACCTTCAGCACCGAGGCCTGGGCCGACTGGTACGGCGACAAGCAGCGCGGTGTGTGCGTGAACAGCGGCTTCCTCGACGGCCTTGGCTACCAGGCCGCGGTCGACCGCGTGGCCGAGGCGCTGGGTGCCAAAGGCCTGGGCGAGAAGAAAACCACCTGGCGCCTGCGCGACTGGGGCGTGAGCCGCCAGCGCTACTGGGGCACGCCGATCCCCATCATCCACTGCCCCGAGCACGGTGCGGTGCCCGTGCCCGAGCGCGACCTGCCCGTGGTGCTGCCCGAAGACTGCGTGCCCGACGGCAGCGGCAACCCGCTGCAGCACCACGCGGGCTTCCACGCCAACGTGGTGTGCCCGGTGTGCGGCGCCAAGGCGCGGCGCGAGACCGACACCATGGACACCTTCGTGGACTCGTCCTGGTACTTCATGCGCTACTGCGATCCGAAGAACCCGGACGCCATGGTGGCCGGCGGCACCGACTACTGGATGCCCATGGACCAGTACATCGGCGGCATCGAGCACGCGATCTTGCACCTGCTGTACGCCCGCTTCTGGACCAAGGTCATGCGCGACCTCGGCCTGGTCAAGGTCGACGAGCCCTTCACCCAGCTGCTCACGCAGGGCATGGTGCTCAACCACATCTACAGCCGGCGCACCGACAAGGGCGGCAAGGAGTACTTCTGGCCGCACGACGTCGAGAACGTGTTCGACGAGGGCGGCAAGATCGTGGGCGCGAAGCTCAAGAACCCCGTGGGCGATCTGCCCGCGGGCACGCCGATCGACTACGAGGGCGTGGGCACCATGTCCAAGTCCAAGAACAACGGCGTCGACCCGCAGGACCTGATCGAGAAGTACGGCGCCGACACCGCGCGCCTGTACACCATGTTCACCGCGCCGCCCGAGGCCACGCTCGAATGGAACGACTCGGCGGTGGAAGGCAGCTACCGCTTCCTGCGCCGCGTGTGGGCCCACGGCCAGCAGCGCTCGGCCGCGGGCGCGCAGGGCGCGCTCGCGGCCGGCGTGGGCACGGCCGCGCTGTCCAAGGCCGCCAAGGCGCTGCGCCTGGAGATCCACACCGTGCTCAAGCAGGTGGACTACGACTACCAGCGCATGCAGTACAACACCGTGGTCTCGGGCGCGATGAAGATGCTCAACGCGCTCGAAGGCTTCAAGCCCGAGGGCACGGCCGACGAGGCCGCTGCGGCCGAGGGTTTCGGCATCCTGCTGCGCTGCCTGTACCCGGCCACGCCGCACATTGCGCAGGTGCTGTGGAACGAACTCGGTTACACCACGCCGCTGGGCGAGCTGCTCGACGCGCCCTGGCCGCAGGCCGACGAGGCCGCGCTGCAGCGCGACGAGATCGAGCTCATGCTGCAGATCAACGGCAAGCTGCGCGGCAGCATCACCGTGCCCGCGAGCGCCGACAAGGCCGCCATCGAGGCCGCCGCGCTCGCGAGCGAGGCCTTCGTGAAACAGGCCGCGGGCGCCGCTCCCAAGAAGGTGGTGGTGGTGCCGGGCCGGCTCGTGAACCTGGTGGTCTGA
- the dapB gene encoding 4-hydroxy-tetrahydrodipicolinate reductase: MNAAAQHRVSVAGASGRMGRMLIEAVRASGDCALTGALDVAASPAIGQDAGAYAGQATGVTITADFATALRGSHCLIDFTRPEGTMAHLDACVAHGVNLVIGTTGFSDEEKARIAEAGKKIAIVMAPNMSVGVNVTLKLLEMAAKAMATGYDIEIIEAHHRHKVDAPSGTALKMGEVIADALGRDLKDCAVYAREGVTGERDPSSIGFATIRGGDIVGDHTVLFAGTGERIEITHKSSSRATYAQGSLRAVRFLAGRKSGLYDMFDVLGLR, from the coding sequence ATGCTGATCGAAGCCGTGCGCGCCAGCGGCGACTGTGCCCTCACCGGTGCGCTCGACGTGGCCGCCAGCCCCGCGATCGGCCAGGACGCCGGCGCCTACGCGGGCCAGGCCACGGGCGTGACCATCACCGCCGACTTCGCCACCGCGCTGCGCGGCAGCCACTGCCTGATCGACTTCACGCGCCCCGAGGGCACCATGGCCCACCTCGACGCCTGCGTGGCGCACGGGGTGAACCTGGTCATCGGCACCACCGGCTTTTCCGACGAGGAGAAGGCGCGCATCGCCGAAGCCGGAAAGAAGATCGCCATCGTGATGGCGCCCAACATGAGTGTGGGCGTGAACGTCACGCTCAAGCTGCTCGAGATGGCGGCCAAGGCCATGGCCACCGGCTACGACATCGAGATCATCGAGGCGCACCACCGCCACAAGGTCGACGCGCCCAGCGGCACCGCGCTCAAGATGGGCGAGGTGATCGCCGACGCGCTCGGCCGCGACCTCAAGGACTGCGCGGTCTACGCGCGCGAAGGTGTCACCGGCGAGCGCGATCCCTCCAGCATCGGCTTCGCCACCATCCGCGGCGGCGACATCGTGGGCGACCACACGGTGCTGTTCGCGGGCACGGGTGAGCGCATCGAGATCACGCACAAGTCCAGCAGCCGCGCCACCTACGCGCAGGGCAGCCTGCGCGCGGTGCGATTCCTGGCGGGCCGCAAGAGCGGCCTCTACGACATGTTCGACGTGCTCGGCCTGCGCTGA